The genomic interval CAACTGATGtacaaaagaaacacaaaagaGAAACAGATTCCCAGCTGTTTTCcagagttgttgttgttgtttttttttttgtttgtttttttaatatacacacCCTGTTGTCATAGAAGACATTGAGGGTATTGGCCCATTGTCGTCCTATGGGAAGCCCACAAATATGATCAAAAACACAGACCAGCAGAATTAAATACAGTCAGAGCACATATGTGTTAAAAGCATGGGACAGGTAATGGCAAGATATAAGGACATTTACTTCTTGATATGTTGTGTTGATAATTGTGAAAAGCTGAAATCAAGCAACACATTAAATGTAGTAAGTACAAAGCAAAGAAATTCTAGAACATCTATATAATGAGAACAAAGATGGAAATAATGTCCCCACTCTGGCCTAAAGACTTTTTGCAGCAGAATGTGAATGGAGGGAAAGCTGAATGTGGAAGGAAGTCCACAATCAAGGGGGTAATCTGAGGGTTTGAATGGTTTCTTAAAGAAAATCTCTATTCCTTTACCTATATCTCCTTCACTATCAGCAGTGCAAGTGCCATTAATGCATTTGAAGCCTTGTAGATTTGACTGATTTCTTGAAGCAAAGTCTAATCCTCACAAATGTCAAATACCTCTCCCTCCAtttcttttttccctccttTCTTTGCTGCTGTCCTTCTAAAATGATTACAATTCCAGTTGCATGCTCAGACACAGTCGATGTGCTTTAACGGGTGTTGAACCCGTGTGCTGGCTTTCGTTTCTGTTTACACTTCATTTATCAGCACCATCAAAGAACAACCACTGACATTATAACAACATCTGGCCTAATCTCTAAGAGCATGAGAATCTCCCCAGCTTAGACAGTAATCGTGTGATGATTAGACACTTTGTCTGTGAAAAGCAATGGCAACTTCAGATGCTTCATTTACTGTCACATCAAAACCTTACAACTCCATGTAACCCCTCCTTTTACATCAAATGAGCTGCCTTTTACACTGTACCATAACAGAAGTTAATAGGAATTTCCTTCTTTTATGAAATATAGAGACAAAAGATTTTGTTATAGCAACAACATCCTGACAAGTCATTCCTAACCGTAGACAGTGTGTATCAAAGGAATAAACATTTCCTAATTTCACAATACAAAATCCCAATTTGTTTGAGTTAGAAATTGAATTGACAGCAGCGAGTCTGCAGGGAATTGTCAGACATTGGCTATAAACCCAGAGGAGGGATAAAGCAGCAGGTCGTCAGCACACAAAGCCACAGGCGTCAATGACCCACCCCCGCGCCAAATGGACACAGGCAGAGGACAGGAGAAGTCCCATTCACACCATTATTGCAGACAGCAAAGGGGGCCATCACTGACCTGGCTTACacacaacactgtaaacaatAGAGCCCAATCACTCAACCATCTGATCATATGAAGTGTGGAGAAGTTGGGCGGGGGTGATGGATAGTGCTTTCATAGTCAAAATGCTCATGCCTGTTTCACTGAAGGGTCATTGAAGTAGTGGCCATTAAAAAAATCTTCTGTGAAATTCACATTCATCCAGACTAATAATTGGATTATGAATTCATGGTGTCAACATCCTGTACACAAAACTCTGGGCGACTTATGAGCATGTGTCCCGGAGACATAGATGTTTAGTGTTTTGTACTATACTCTAAAACTGTGCAATTTATAATTCACTaaagaacacaaaacaaagttttaaaaatggCCACCGTCTGTGGTCATAACATTTTTCATTCCACAGAGGCCTGAAAGTTGTCACTGCTTGGCATGACATGCATAAAGTATATCCCACTGTGTGCTGACAAGCCTGAAGCCATTTAGTTTTAAGGTGTTATCTCCTTCCTGCAGCTCAAGTACCAAATGAACTACTATCACCCCTGAGGACAACACAATGCTTTCCTAAAGCCTAGACTTTGTGCTAATAACCACAGAGGCCCACTGCTGGGTTTAAACCATAAATTAATCACTGAtaaaggaaaaaatattaaatgccCCATAATATTTGTGGTGCAGTATGGATTGTTACATACTTTGCTTAAACAATTTAGTCAGTCTGAGAATTCAATGCAGGGCTAAAAGATCACATAGGACCGAACCTGTGATAAAAGCATACAATTGTGCAATTTTCCGGTCAGTTTTAAAACAAGGCTCATCACAACCTGAAAACTGCAAATAACAGCTTGAAATGGCAAGCATTTACCCTTTAAAATAACactttaatgatttattttttttataaaaacagtTACTAGTACTGTGGAGAAACAGAAAGTGAATAAGGACAAATTAAACAATCAAATACCCCCAAAAAATGTATCTATGTGTAATAAAATGACTTTACTTTGAACGTCAGCTTTGAACTTGTGCTTACAGCCTGTTACAACCTGTAGTGTCCACATTTACCACAGACAGGCGCTATTACCCCAACAATACCTTTGAGCTTCTGTTGTTCCCGAACTACTGTTTTGCTGTTGCTGTGTACTTACAACTCTGAATCATCAGTGGGAGAaagttaaatgtaaaatgactGAAATATATGGAAAGAGAttaatgttaatccacaaattaaacacaagtcacaaatatgtttcactgttcacaaatgaatacatcccaatctgtgtctcacagtctgcaatttgtacaaatacagttacattcataaatacatgtttttgttttgttttagacaTAGATATGTCATAAtattatgcgaaaataaatacatttgtttaaatttacattgcatatatttgtaaagtcgaagtttACAAAATTCATTTGTAAACTGAATCTGTATTTGTAGATCaggtcactcacgtgttttccgtgacgtgtaTTAGTTCATTTGTTCTcgcgttttttgtttttttttgtattttgagaCTTTTGCATTTCACCCGGTCCAATGGAGACGCACGTGcgcaatatttaatgtggaagttcgaacaaaaatccgctgaattcagcttcatatcacagacggTTAGGAGCGGGGGATCACTGTGAAACGCTTTTGAAGGTGCACTATATTTAACGACGTTAAAAATCCAACGGACTCTCCTTAATTTCGCTGCAAACTagggttgtcaaataaaatactttaaaaccaTCCCTTgtttggacactaaaagccGTGTGGTGTATTGGGCTGATACGGGACGCGCTGTGTTCCGTATTTTTGAGATTGGACAGTTAAGGcgggtgatttgtttcagacagactGAAACTCTGTCTCAGCTGGAGAGAGGGGCAGATTACCtaaggtgaccagacgtcctcttttacccggacatgtcctatGTTttggacttaaaaaaaatgtccggccagaatttcacaaaggtccggcattttgtttttctatcgtttacatagaatttcgagaaacGTTTCgctcacaaactagtcccgccctcccctactccgattggttcgcttgagtgagaagggggcgtggtgaagtaccCTAAAATTTTCGGATTGCATGGTCTGACtttagagctaccgttattggtcgataaccttcaacacatttaattggtcagtctgcacacaGCGAGGGGCGAGAACTCATCACCCCCCCGGAGGCGTGTCatttttttcaccatctcagatctggtcaccctaagattaccccacggctcctaaacagaaaatgcgcttctcatttgtcaacacatttatttagcCTATATATAaccagagttagctgtccatcatttctGCGGTAGCCAAATGAGTCATATTCCCGCCTATAGGAGGCCGTTTTGCTGCGGCCCTGAGAGCAACAGGACAGTCCTGAAACACTGGGGGGGAACAACAGTGCCAtctagcggtggcttgttcgcctgctggccacgtCTGTGGATCATGCTTCAATTGTATTTGGgtcgggtgaaatgcgaaaggaaggtctccaaaaaaaaaaaaaaaaataaagaaaaaaataaagaaatgaacatATACACGTCAAACTCGTGAGTGACTcgattcacaaacgcagattctaaaatttacaaatacattttgaattcaagactttgactttacaaatatattcaatgtaaatttaaacaaatgtatttattttcgcataaaacatgtatttatgaatgtaactgtatttgtataaattgcagactgtgagacacagattgggatgtattcatttgtgaacagtgaaatatatttttatgacttctgtttaatttgtggattaacatttacacatttgtaaagtattttgagactaatctctcttcACAGAAATACAACTAGAAACAACAATTTGCACTGGCctgaaataaaaaagcaaaacaaaacaaaaggagaaaaaaaaaaccctgactgAGCTACAACTgaagaatgaataaaataaaactgccaGTCGCTCTCCACAGGACATGAATCTGAAAGTGGTAGATCCGTGAATAGTGCACAGCATAGCTGTAAAGGGAGAGCtacatgtataaaaaaaaaaaagagacctgAGTCTTCAACAAGGCTGAGATACGTTTACGGATATCAAGCTTGCTGTGTAAAATTGCAAACTTGTTCCAAATTCCACATACATATGCTTTTAGAGGAATTCtgttagttaaaaaaaatgaatatccaAATTGTTAAGATATAAACAAAGCCATTTGATTTATGTGAAAGGAATTTAAGTCAGTATCCATAGAAAACCAACATCTGAAATATTAAATGCCTTTTAACCCATTCACAGAAAGTTATTACATGAAATGGCTATAAATCCATTGCCTAAGGCCTTTGAAAATGCTTTAGGATCTGGATTTCTTCATGTTTGAGACGTACATACTTTGTATTTTTCCAGGTTTATGGCTATTTTACCATTataaacatcacataaaaacTCAGAAAACACATGTCAGTTCATCATTTGTTTAAggataatgaataaaatgactacataaacactgtatacacaaCAACCACAGGTTTCAATGATCACTGTTATGAATAAACTCTCTTGTCTGCGATTAACAATTTCTCTCTGAATGactgtgtttacatctcaacaATTACAGCaactaaatttaatttaattatgaatTATCAATGAATAATCAATGGAATTTAATTTTAGGAGCATGGAACTGACCCTTACTTCTTTACTGTTTATGACAAAATgcgaacaaaaacaaacaaacaaaaaaccaacCCTGAACAACCCCTGCTATAAATGCAATTTATATGATTTATATGGGAATATATTAATTTTCAGTCTCTGGCTCATGTTTGGTCACATAATTATTTCCTGATTATTAGAACAAGGATTCTAataaatttggaaaaaattGGATAAGAATTCCCCCAGAAAGCAAAGGGCATCTGTTTCTCACCAGCTATGATTTTTGCTGGTTCTATTGATTTCTTATTTTGTAAGGTTTCTTTAAAAGTGTGGGCAGGGAGCACAATCCATATACGACGTGGAAGCTTGTTCTGGTGAGCCTTGCAGAAGAGAAACAGGATATGATGGGATAAGAACTACACTGCTACAATTCTGTGCCATCATTCTTCTTTCTGACAGGCTTTTGCTTATCCCTATGTCAGTAGAGACAGCAGTGGATTGAAATTAATAAAGCAAATTAATAAACAGGAAGACAGATACTTCAGAGAGGGCAGACAATGAGGAATCCTCTGAGCAAGTGTGTgtaggcatgtgtgtgtgtatgtatatatgtgttctATGCAAACTACAGAGAAGGCTGTTTTTACTGGGTGGGGCAGTGAGggggcaaaaaaacaaacaaacaaacaaacaaacaaaaaaaaaaacgtggctATTTCAGTCCACATATTATAGTTATCTCTTATCCAACATATTAGAATATTTAAAACAGTCTGATATAGAATTTAGGTGATATCATTATTGATAACAATTGTAATAACTGTagtaccaataataataataataattataataattgatGTACTAATAATAAAGTCTGTGTGAGGTTTTCCTTGGCAGTCTCTGAAAAGAGCTCATCATGTGTCCATGATTTCCACTCCCTGTTGTCTCTTCTTTCTCCATTATTCGTTGCCACCTGAAAAGCAGCATTTCATGCTGGAGCAGACTTGTTCAAATGCCCGTCTCTTCACGCTGTTTTATCTTCTCTCTCCCCGTTTCCTCTGCCTGCTCCAGTCATttaactctctcctctctttcaccctcacAGCCGTGTCTGAGCCTCAGGAACATATATCTCAATGCTGTCTGCACTCTCTGTAGCTGAATTCTGTTTTACAGACTGGGCTCTCTTGGCTGCCATTAGCCTCTTGCGAGCCTCCTGCCTCTGTTTATCaggtgcctctccactcttctccCGGGCCAGGACCGGCTTTCCCTTCCCAGGCTTCTTTGGTACAGGGGGAGCCTGCTTCTGGTTCTCCTGAAGACCCAACATTCACGATGAAGAAAGATGCAGGAATTAAgtgtatgtttttatatgttaaaaAGTTTTTAATCTGAGCTCCCAATTTGACGTACAAGTAAAAAGTAAGCCTGGAAACCACAACTGAAAATGTAGGACCCAGAATAAACTGAAATGGAAAATTAAATGGCCTAAAAATGGAAGCTATTTTAGAATGCAGGCTAGAGTTTGTGCCACAAAATCTAAAATTTGTTGTTGGTCATGCAAACAGTGAAAATAGTCATTTTAATCACTATTTGTCTTTCACTTTACCATTAAAATTGTTAGTAAAGTTTCagaattttaaatgttaaaagttGCCTAATATTCAAAGGCTTTTTAGACACATAATCCTAAAGTTGAATTCATAGTCCATATTACAATAGTTTAAAAATTGTATATCATGTGTTActgtataaaaaaatgtatatggcTTTAATGCATATGAACACAAATTGTATGTGAATTGTACTGAACAGGTGATTGTATATATGATCAAACATCTCTGTGTGTACTGCTGTACGTATATACATTTTCTGAGTTTTCATGTACCTGTTTTTCGGGTGaatccctgtccagtttccAGTCATTGGCTTTGAGGTGATAGAGCTCATCGAACTTCAGGCTGATGTCCTCTATTGAAAGCTGCAGCAGATCCCAGAATCCTGCCAAGTCCTGAGCTGTGGGTCTGGGGTTAGCATTCACATTCTATAGTACacgagagagaggcagagacagagagaaaggcagaggtattgagagtgtgtgtgtgagagagagagagagtgagagagagagtaaagggAGGGATATGAAAGgtgaaacaaaatgaaacaaaagaaacaaaaccgAATGAAGTCATGAAAAGTGCATTTTTTAGCCGTCATACCTGTTCGGTACACAAGAGGGCAGTGTAACACAACTCACAAATCTAATTTCCTTTGATTTACTTTTAAACAAAACTTCTTAGTTAATCTGATTTCATCACATGACCTCATTCTTAACTCCAGTCCTTATGAGACACCTTTAATGAAACAAACATAATGTTCTGAACTGCATTTTCATAATATCAATGAGCTGACCTAGTTAACATGATGTGGCTTGATGCTACTCATAATTCTTTAGAGCATATAATAAATGGCAGCAGGCCTTCTTTACAATagccacacatgcacacattgtTAAAACTGTGTGTGATTCTTGTTTTGGGTGTGTAGATGCCTAAGTaggcaggagaaaaaaaatagagtgaaagagacagagggtgggggtggtggggggggtcACTCACCAAATTTTGTTCACACAACCCTCTGAACTGTTGAAACTTCTGAGACATAAGGAGCTGAGCACTGCCTACTGCACTGCGTACTTTCCCcagcactaacacacaccacagagggagataaaaaaaataatgtatttatgaatataaaataaattcacaTTGAACTGCACATTATGTACTGTACATAATTATAAAAGAGTagttaaaacaaatattaaatcgCACATATTATAGAAAACATTTACCAgaaattgtaaaataatttagaaaaaatGGATGCTTCAACAGCTAAAAGCAATAGATATGTGCAGATTTGCAAAAGATTTGGTAAAAATTGaaaccacattcacacacaggatatcacactggaataaacatttttggatcggggagaacacaccaaactcctcacagtcagtcacccggagtaggacttgaacccacaacctccaggtccctggagctgtgtgactgcaacactacctgctgcgccaccgtgccgccacaggCTTGATACAGTCAAATACAATTTTCATAAACTGGCAGTACACTACAAACTAGCTCTCTCCATGGGATAACATGTACTGCACTCGTTTGCATGCAAGTAATACAGTTTATTCTGATGAAATTACATACTGAAGGAGGAGTGCATGCTGCCTTATTCAAGCCTATTTCATTCACACAGATGTTCCCAAAATTTCAGAATAGGAACAGCAGATCTATCTAAATGCAAACCTCCACTTCATAAAGTTTTAAGAGAAAAGTGAGCTAGGCTTAATATAAGGGTGCATCAAGGCTTTGTACAAATGGGAGAGAGTGAACATCAAAAGATACTGTCAGAGTGATTATTGATCCAGAGTAAGTGAGTATGTGCAGTCTGTGTATGTCTGGGTGTGCGATACCTGGTGTGAGCAGACATACAGGCGTGTAATCTGAGGAATTACGATAATCTACTTTAAACAGATTAGTGCCTCAAAGCAGCCTAAAGAGCACAAATGTATACACACACTGCAAATGTGTTTGTCCAACAGATGAACTGTGGGATCAGTCTGCAGCCAATGAACGTTACACTCATAGAGTCCTAAAAGGCCCAGACAGGCCTGAAATTGTTTTAGCCAGTGGTAATACACAGAAAGACAAacagacataaacacaaacacataaaaatgaTGAATACTGGTATCTTCAACATTTATGAAGTTAACTTTCAACTGATTGAATTTGGAATGCTTTAATAGCTTATATGGTTGTATTCAGCCAAATACAACCTAATTCTCTGGGCTATTTTCAGATGTTATAATCTACATTCTTTGACTGGGTATTCTGGGACTCATTACTAAGATGTTTGTGGCAATATTATGTGCAAATCAGATGCTTCTGCTTACAAGTTCTATACACATCTGGTGCAAAACCTAAATGTTTTACTAGGCATGGATATGTATTTATGTGGAagcaaaaatgcaaaaatgcaGCGTATGTTTCTCTCCTTTACaaagaaaatgtattacatATTTGACTTGACTCCATTTTTAAAaccttaaacttaaaaaaaatatatattaacaatGGCAAAAAACAGCAACCAAACACAGACGCAAGACTAAATATGCATCAATAGATTATTAGGTAAGAGAATAACATTATTTCAGCTCTGTATAAAATGTCTTTGTGAGAGGGTAACACCTAGGAAGGGTGCAAAATTGTTCCAGTGTCACAGGCATCTTCTAttttacagtacattttaaGCCTTGTCACAGTTAGTAGGCTGTCTTAAGCACAGTTAGTATAATTAGCCACAGTCTTGGTATATTGGACGCTAATTCCAGAAGCAATGTGAGCACATACTGAAGTTTTATCAAATAATTTTTCCATCTTACAAAACAACTGATTTTCTTTGAACTGTTGTTAAACTTGAGTTTTCATGACACATAAACCAATATTCTAAAGAACCTTTTAAGGTCAGTCATACACTCTTACCTTCCTCAGAGAGCTGGTGCTCTTTGGTCTCCTCCTCCATCTGTTTGCACCATCCCTCCATCCGTCCAGTTTCTGCCTGGAGAAGCTTCAAAAACCAGTGACCATCCCGTCGACATGCTGACATCCCGCTGGACATTGTGTGGGTGGGGCCCCCATTACCTGTCCCGTTCCCACTCTCCAGCCAGGGGTCAGGCGGGGGAAGTGAGGAGGGGTCAAGGGCGGGGTCTAAGCTctcagagaaagaggaggagctACTCCTTGTCGTTGAGCGGTTCGTCAGGAGCTGTCGAGAGGGGCCGCTGGTTGTCACAACGTCATCGTCATGGCTACCGTTGTCGAGGGACAGTTGCGTAGCAAAGTCCACTGATTGGCTAGAGCTGTTGACCATGACTTTCTTCTCAGTGGGTCTGGAAGTGTTATTGGATGTGACTGTGGTGACTGAAGTCAGCGAGAGATCTTGTGTATCTGAGTCAGTTTCCTGCTTAGAGGCCATACTACTGGAGCGGCTGAGTCtgcatagaaataaataaatgagaaagtCTCAGTTATCAACCCAAAATAATTTCTCAGTGTCTATTACCAACAAAATTATCAGTGAAAGTGCTGAAATTGCAAAATACCAACATCTGATACATAGCTcactaaataaaaacatgtcagTGCTTTTTTTGCACTTTTGTAGGTAGAGCAGTATGCATGTTTTGTTGAAAGGTAGTTGAGCATGCAGTGGTTtctgatagaaaaaaaaaaatcatttgcatgtttatttgtttttctgacactgaaacaaacaataaaagttGGGATAGCAGGCTtgatacattcattcaatcattatctgtatctTTGGAGGGCCTAAAACAGACTACTATAATGAACTGTAATAGCTtttccaacaaaaaaaaagaatctcaTGTTCAATTCCAGGAATGTAATGTATCATATTTAGCCTAAGTTGGCACTTTCTAGTCAAAGAgctgtgtcaaataaaataatgactaGACTCTGACCTTGACTTCTGTCTTATGTGTCACTAATACTTGTATCATCGTATACTTATATGCATAAAACATCTTTCAGATGTCTGAAACCACACGCAGAGCAGCAAAGATTATACAGgacaaaaacatacattatagTAAGTATGACACAGAAGCTACACTTGCTTATTGAATGAGATAAATAAAATCAGCTGTTACTGAGTAACAGGAAAAAGGAAGTGGAAAATTAGCATGACAAAAATTACTCACGTCCAGCCGTCCTCCACTTGCACTCCAATTGACTGGAATCTGGCCAACGGTGGTGTCTCCACACGGTTTTGGATCTCCTGGATGCAGTCCACCTAGTATTCAATCAGAGGACTGTTACAGGAACTATTGTTTAACCTAAAGCTCCATGAAGTCATGTGAAATCAATACAAGTTAATTTTAAAAGGGGTACTGCGTGAAGAGAAAACAGGCGATAATTTAGCATAAGAGTgctaatcattttttaaaacattgatTATCCTGTCTTGGCAGGACATTTCTGCTGATTTCAGTGTTTTGCCTGCTATAAAATGCTTACAGGATTCATCAGGTATTTATCAAAACcttttacaaactgaataaGGTTAAAAACAAGCACTGCAAAAACTGTGCAGCGCTGTAGCCTAGAGAACGGAAAATCGGATAAAACATATGGGCTTGTGGTCCTCAGTGACTGCAGTATTACATCTCTGCTGTACACATAACAATGCCCAAGGTGCTTTAAACAGCATGCTGAAGGTACACCTGCAGGGCTAAATGCACTGCTTTGCAAACTGCATGCTACTGCTTCAGACTCTGAATCTACAAGCCCAGTCAAATAATCCAAGTCATATGATTAACCCTGTAAGGAACTGTTAAGAAACTGTTATCCAGTCGAGACTTGTATTTTTCACCCTTGTAACCATATTTGTTGTATAGCTTCAATAAGGCCTGAAGTTTTCGTGTGCACCCAAGTATTTAGGCTTATTCTGTATAAGTCTGACTCAAACAAATCAAGTCTGAGCCAAAATGCACTCGCAACCCCACAAAATTCTGTGTAAATCCACCTGAATCCAAACACCACAAACTAGAGACTGGAGTTTATCTCTAGCTGTAGACTGCCCACACACCTGTATTCCAATGGAGGAGAGTTTCCGGCGGGGTACAGGCTCTGTCCTGTGCTCGTCTGCTGTGAGAGCACTCCCCTTCACCTGCTCATTGTGGATATCTCGAGAAGGCTCTGGAGAAACTACCACagcagctgggatctgtggctCACGAGG from Hoplias malabaricus isolate fHopMal1 chromosome 3, fHopMal1.hap1, whole genome shotgun sequence carries:
- the dlgap4b gene encoding disks large-associated protein 4 isoform X2, with product MKVSTCITTCKKVAPPPVPPRTTSKPFISVTVQSSTESAQDGYLDNHDRKSEVNSQSGHSNSSDSLDSTRANSLAKSSRPQLPVATPREPQIPAAVVVSPEPSRDIHNEQVKGSALTADEHRTEPVPRRKLSSIGIQVDCIQEIQNRVETPPLARFQSIGVQVEDGWTLSRSSSMASKQETDSDTQDLSLTSVTTVTSNNTSRPTEKKVMVNSSSQSVDFATQLSLDNGSHDDDVVTTSGPSRQLLTNRSTTRSSSSSFSESLDPALDPSSLPPPDPWLESGNGTGNGGPTHTMSSGMSACRRDGHWFLKLLQAETGRMEGWCKQMEEETKEHQLSEEVLGKVRSAVGSAQLLMSQKFQQFRGLCEQNLNVNANPRPTAQDLAGFWDLLQLSIEDISLKFDELYHLKANDWKLDRDSPEKQENQKQAPPVPKKPGKGKPVLAREKSGEAPDKQRQEARKRLMAAKRAQSVKQNSATESADSIEIYVPEAQTRL